One Capsicum annuum cultivar UCD-10X-F1 chromosome 2, UCD10Xv1.1, whole genome shotgun sequence genomic window carries:
- the LOC107859683 gene encoding uncharacterized protein LOC107859683 isoform X2, translated as MDLLDDIFAGGASKTVKAGGKFQPKAKPRPLKKGPAVASSAVSLTSKPTGDTVATDSFEALKTAKNSQNCYEQNYVSAEPSLEHPLKAETLGPSVGSSLDASMVMTDTNEDWKSCFEKSEGENADIYIGLDSFDDLLPHSSGIDPSAVHVAGAEKRQEQFLDPASSVDDSAPSASHLQSDEVAAAQDPSTFQGSVLPVSGSCQMEMDPYPSLESDILGVTTISGQSRKFQPKPKLRVYRERYDTIIPDSDVGESVSSQPDSHYVHSEMGFVDNGKEHELPAAVVLDSLARGFDNNIITESAHEFSVHEEYVVEASLPDSGIPAKHSEATVQMPEEPVSQRPKTKKQKVRASNLSAISEENRESRSLRSRRKSVNANRLVDESEEVIDDGEYVPEHPNDSVTNGNDDDDVQVENDSQGETTLKRSKKTVTKEGKRVRKSKKTAEASDQVANKKPKKFSHSTRQNRRTVDKTLLEAPEDEIDYSKVPIKDLILLAEHKERLAKKDPAASQIPTTDQSVGASLSNYDDDETYAVDEDGEANDHNKSPRGEDTSAYFNYQTYMDKTPRTRWSKQDTELFYEAVQQFGTDLSLIQQLFPGRTRRQLKLKYKKEERKNPFMLHDALTNRSKDHSHFERVIEQLKQIEAEELQYADKDESIGLTGEEEMEGTQEVNEGEAMSEKQHTQEEEAMPEHVDEKEVEAVGQDVPGIESPVKEDYDSEDDFLKWSQYTSEV; from the exons ATGGACCTTTTAGATGATATTTTTGCTGGTGGTGCTTCAAAGACTG TCAAGGCTGGCGGCAAGTTTCAACCCAAGGCGAAGCCTCGTCCATTGAAAAAAGGTCCAGCTGTTGCGTCCTCAGCTGTTTCTTTGACGTCAAAACCCACCGGTGATACTGTAGCAACTGATTCCTTTGAGGCTCTTAAGACTGCAAAGAATTCTCAAAATT GCTATGAACAAAACTATGTGTCAGCAGAACCTTCCTTGGAGCATCCTCTTAAGGCGGAAACTTTGGGTCCATCTGTTGGTTCAAGTCTAGATGCAAGTATGGTAATGACCGATACCAATGAAGATTGGAAATCTTGCTTTGAAAAATCTGAGGGAGAG AATGCAGACATATATATAGGTCTGGATTCGTTTGATGATTTACTTCCTCACTCAAGCGGCATAG ATCCATCTGCTGTTCATGTTGCTGGTGCAGAGAAGCGACAAGAACAGTTTTTAGATCCAGCTTCTTCAGTTGACGATTCAGCTCCTAGTGCCTCCCATCTTCAATCTGATGAAGTTGCAGCAGCCCAAGATCCTTCAACTTTCCAAGGAAGTGTTCTTCCTGTTAGTGGAAGTTGTCAGATG GAGATGGACCCCTATCCTTCCCTGGAATCTGATATCCTTGGGGTAACTACTATATCTG GGCAGAGTAGAAAATTCCAACCCAAGCCCAAGCTACGAGTGTACAGAGAGAGATATGATACAATCATTCCTGATTCAGATGTAGGCGAATCTGTGTCAAGTCAGCCAGATTCACACTACGTTCATTCTGAAATGGGTTTTGTGGATAATGGGAAGGAACATGAATTACCTGCTGCCGTTGTCCTTGATTCCTTAGCCAGAGGATTTGATAACAATATTATTACAGAATCTGCGCATGAATTTTCTGTGCATGAAGAATATGTTGTGGAGGCCTCTCTTCCGGATTCTGGCATCCCAGCAAAACACTCTGAGGCTACTGTTCAGATGCCTGAGGAACCT GTATCTCAGAGGCCAAAGACTAAAAAACAAAAAGTACGTGCATCTAATCTTTCTGCAATTAGCGAAGAGAACAGAGAGAGTAGATCATTAAGGAGTAGAAGAAAGTCTGTGAATGCAAATAGACTAGTAGATGAGTCCGAAGAAGTAATTGATGATGGGGAATATGTGCCTGAACATCCTAATGATTCTGTTACAAATgggaatgatgatgatgatgttcaGGTGGAAAATGACTCACAAGGGGAAACGACACTGAAGAGGTCCAAGAAAACAGTTACTAAGGAAGGAAAACGAGTTAGGAAGAGTAAAAAGACCGCCGAAGCATCTGATCAGGTAGCCAACAAGAAGCCTAAAAAGTTTTCTCATTCCACTCGTCAAAATAGGAGAACAG TGGACAAAACTTTGCTTGAGGCTCCTGAGGATGAGATTGACTATTCAAAGGTGCCTATTAAGGATCTAATTTTATTAGCTGAGCACAAAGAGCGGTTGGCG AAAAAAGATCCAGCAGCGTCACAGATACCTACTACAGATCAGAG TGTTGGTGCTTCTTtgtctaattatgatgatgatgagacCTATGCTGTAGATGAAGATGGGGAAGCTAATGATCATAATAAAAGCCCTAGGGGTGAAGATACTTCTGCCTACTTCAATTATCAGACTTACATGGACAAAACCCCCCGCACAAGGTGGTCAAAACAGGACACAGAACTTTTCTATGAG GCTGTGCAGCAATTTGGGACAGACTTATCCCTGATACAACAACTTTTTCCTGGCCGGACACGTAGACAGCTAAAGCTAAAATACAAGAAAGAAGAGCGGAAAAATCCATTTATGCTTCATGATGCTCTAACAAATCGTTCCAAAG ATCATTCCCACTTTGAACGGGTAATTGAGCAATTAAAGCAAATTGAAGCTGAGGAATTGCAGTATGCTGATAAAGATGAGTCAATTGGCTTGACAGGAGAGGAGGAAATGGAGGGGACTCAGGAGGTCAAT GAAGGAGAGGCAATGTCTGAAAAACAACATACGCAGGAGGAAGAAGCAATGCCTGAACATGTTGATGAAAAAGAAGTTGAAGCAGTGGGGCAAGATGTTCCAGGAATTGAGAGTCCAGTGAAGGAGGACTATGATAGTGAAGACGATTTCTTGAAATGGAGTCAGTATACGAGTGAAGTGTGA
- the LOC107859683 gene encoding transcription factor TFIIIB component B'' isoform X3, with protein sequence MDLLDDIFAGGASKTVKAGGKFQPKAKPRPLKKGPAVASSAVSLTSKPTGDTVATDSFEALKTAKNSQNCYEQNYVSAEPSLEHPLKAETLGPSVGSSLDASMVMTDTNEDWKSCFEKSEGEEMDPYPSLESDILGVTTISGQSRKFQPKPKLRVYRERYDTIIPDSDVGESVSSQPDSHYVHSEMGFVDNGKEHELPAAVVLDSLARGFDNNIITESAHEFSVHEEYVVEASLPDSGIPAKHSEATVQMPEEPVSQRPKTKKQKVRASNLSAISEENRESRSLRSRRKSVNANRLVDESEEVIDDGEYVPEHPNDSVTNGNDDDDVQVENDSQGETTLKRSKKTVTKEGKRVRKSKKTAEASDQVANKKPKKFSHSTRQNRRTVDKTLLEAPEDEIDYSKVPIKDLILLAEHKERLAKKDPAASQIPTTDQSVGASLSNYDDDETYAVDEDGEANDHNKSPRGEDTSAYFNYQTYMDKTPRTRWSKQDTELFYEAVQQFGTDLSLIQQLFPGRTRRQLKLKYKKEERKNPFMLHDALTNRSKDHSHFERVIEQLKQIEAEELQYADKDESIGLTGEEEMEGTQEVNEGEAMSEKQHTQEEEAMPEHVDEKEVEAVGQDVPGIESPVKEDYDSEDDFLKWSQYTSEV encoded by the exons ATGGACCTTTTAGATGATATTTTTGCTGGTGGTGCTTCAAAGACTG TCAAGGCTGGCGGCAAGTTTCAACCCAAGGCGAAGCCTCGTCCATTGAAAAAAGGTCCAGCTGTTGCGTCCTCAGCTGTTTCTTTGACGTCAAAACCCACCGGTGATACTGTAGCAACTGATTCCTTTGAGGCTCTTAAGACTGCAAAGAATTCTCAAAATT GCTATGAACAAAACTATGTGTCAGCAGAACCTTCCTTGGAGCATCCTCTTAAGGCGGAAACTTTGGGTCCATCTGTTGGTTCAAGTCTAGATGCAAGTATGGTAATGACCGATACCAATGAAGATTGGAAATCTTGCTTTGAAAAATCTGAGGGAGAG GAGATGGACCCCTATCCTTCCCTGGAATCTGATATCCTTGGGGTAACTACTATATCTG GGCAGAGTAGAAAATTCCAACCCAAGCCCAAGCTACGAGTGTACAGAGAGAGATATGATACAATCATTCCTGATTCAGATGTAGGCGAATCTGTGTCAAGTCAGCCAGATTCACACTACGTTCATTCTGAAATGGGTTTTGTGGATAATGGGAAGGAACATGAATTACCTGCTGCCGTTGTCCTTGATTCCTTAGCCAGAGGATTTGATAACAATATTATTACAGAATCTGCGCATGAATTTTCTGTGCATGAAGAATATGTTGTGGAGGCCTCTCTTCCGGATTCTGGCATCCCAGCAAAACACTCTGAGGCTACTGTTCAGATGCCTGAGGAACCT GTATCTCAGAGGCCAAAGACTAAAAAACAAAAAGTACGTGCATCTAATCTTTCTGCAATTAGCGAAGAGAACAGAGAGAGTAGATCATTAAGGAGTAGAAGAAAGTCTGTGAATGCAAATAGACTAGTAGATGAGTCCGAAGAAGTAATTGATGATGGGGAATATGTGCCTGAACATCCTAATGATTCTGTTACAAATgggaatgatgatgatgatgttcaGGTGGAAAATGACTCACAAGGGGAAACGACACTGAAGAGGTCCAAGAAAACAGTTACTAAGGAAGGAAAACGAGTTAGGAAGAGTAAAAAGACCGCCGAAGCATCTGATCAGGTAGCCAACAAGAAGCCTAAAAAGTTTTCTCATTCCACTCGTCAAAATAGGAGAACAG TGGACAAAACTTTGCTTGAGGCTCCTGAGGATGAGATTGACTATTCAAAGGTGCCTATTAAGGATCTAATTTTATTAGCTGAGCACAAAGAGCGGTTGGCG AAAAAAGATCCAGCAGCGTCACAGATACCTACTACAGATCAGAG TGTTGGTGCTTCTTtgtctaattatgatgatgatgagacCTATGCTGTAGATGAAGATGGGGAAGCTAATGATCATAATAAAAGCCCTAGGGGTGAAGATACTTCTGCCTACTTCAATTATCAGACTTACATGGACAAAACCCCCCGCACAAGGTGGTCAAAACAGGACACAGAACTTTTCTATGAG GCTGTGCAGCAATTTGGGACAGACTTATCCCTGATACAACAACTTTTTCCTGGCCGGACACGTAGACAGCTAAAGCTAAAATACAAGAAAGAAGAGCGGAAAAATCCATTTATGCTTCATGATGCTCTAACAAATCGTTCCAAAG ATCATTCCCACTTTGAACGGGTAATTGAGCAATTAAAGCAAATTGAAGCTGAGGAATTGCAGTATGCTGATAAAGATGAGTCAATTGGCTTGACAGGAGAGGAGGAAATGGAGGGGACTCAGGAGGTCAAT GAAGGAGAGGCAATGTCTGAAAAACAACATACGCAGGAGGAAGAAGCAATGCCTGAACATGTTGATGAAAAAGAAGTTGAAGCAGTGGGGCAAGATGTTCCAGGAATTGAGAGTCCAGTGAAGGAGGACTATGATAGTGAAGACGATTTCTTGAAATGGAGTCAGTATACGAGTGAAGTGTGA
- the LOC107859683 gene encoding uncharacterized protein LOC107859683 isoform X1, whose product MDLLDDIFAGGASKTVKAGGKFQPKAKPRPLKKGPAVASSAVSLTSKPTGDTVATDSFEALKTAKNSQNCYEQNYVSAEPSLEHPLKAETLGPSVGSSLDASMVMTDTNEDWKSCFEKSEGENADIYIGLDSFDDLLPHSSGIESSTPATDPSAVHVAGAEKRQEQFLDPASSVDDSAPSASHLQSDEVAAAQDPSTFQGSVLPVSGSCQMEMDPYPSLESDILGVTTISGQSRKFQPKPKLRVYRERYDTIIPDSDVGESVSSQPDSHYVHSEMGFVDNGKEHELPAAVVLDSLARGFDNNIITESAHEFSVHEEYVVEASLPDSGIPAKHSEATVQMPEEPVSQRPKTKKQKVRASNLSAISEENRESRSLRSRRKSVNANRLVDESEEVIDDGEYVPEHPNDSVTNGNDDDDVQVENDSQGETTLKRSKKTVTKEGKRVRKSKKTAEASDQVANKKPKKFSHSTRQNRRTVDKTLLEAPEDEIDYSKVPIKDLILLAEHKERLAKKDPAASQIPTTDQSVGASLSNYDDDETYAVDEDGEANDHNKSPRGEDTSAYFNYQTYMDKTPRTRWSKQDTELFYEAVQQFGTDLSLIQQLFPGRTRRQLKLKYKKEERKNPFMLHDALTNRSKDHSHFERVIEQLKQIEAEELQYADKDESIGLTGEEEMEGTQEVNEGEAMSEKQHTQEEEAMPEHVDEKEVEAVGQDVPGIESPVKEDYDSEDDFLKWSQYTSEV is encoded by the exons ATGGACCTTTTAGATGATATTTTTGCTGGTGGTGCTTCAAAGACTG TCAAGGCTGGCGGCAAGTTTCAACCCAAGGCGAAGCCTCGTCCATTGAAAAAAGGTCCAGCTGTTGCGTCCTCAGCTGTTTCTTTGACGTCAAAACCCACCGGTGATACTGTAGCAACTGATTCCTTTGAGGCTCTTAAGACTGCAAAGAATTCTCAAAATT GCTATGAACAAAACTATGTGTCAGCAGAACCTTCCTTGGAGCATCCTCTTAAGGCGGAAACTTTGGGTCCATCTGTTGGTTCAAGTCTAGATGCAAGTATGGTAATGACCGATACCAATGAAGATTGGAAATCTTGCTTTGAAAAATCTGAGGGAGAG AATGCAGACATATATATAGGTCTGGATTCGTTTGATGATTTACTTCCTCACTCAAGCGGCATAG AGAGTTCTACTCCTGCTACAGATCCATCTGCTGTTCATGTTGCTGGTGCAGAGAAGCGACAAGAACAGTTTTTAGATCCAGCTTCTTCAGTTGACGATTCAGCTCCTAGTGCCTCCCATCTTCAATCTGATGAAGTTGCAGCAGCCCAAGATCCTTCAACTTTCCAAGGAAGTGTTCTTCCTGTTAGTGGAAGTTGTCAGATG GAGATGGACCCCTATCCTTCCCTGGAATCTGATATCCTTGGGGTAACTACTATATCTG GGCAGAGTAGAAAATTCCAACCCAAGCCCAAGCTACGAGTGTACAGAGAGAGATATGATACAATCATTCCTGATTCAGATGTAGGCGAATCTGTGTCAAGTCAGCCAGATTCACACTACGTTCATTCTGAAATGGGTTTTGTGGATAATGGGAAGGAACATGAATTACCTGCTGCCGTTGTCCTTGATTCCTTAGCCAGAGGATTTGATAACAATATTATTACAGAATCTGCGCATGAATTTTCTGTGCATGAAGAATATGTTGTGGAGGCCTCTCTTCCGGATTCTGGCATCCCAGCAAAACACTCTGAGGCTACTGTTCAGATGCCTGAGGAACCT GTATCTCAGAGGCCAAAGACTAAAAAACAAAAAGTACGTGCATCTAATCTTTCTGCAATTAGCGAAGAGAACAGAGAGAGTAGATCATTAAGGAGTAGAAGAAAGTCTGTGAATGCAAATAGACTAGTAGATGAGTCCGAAGAAGTAATTGATGATGGGGAATATGTGCCTGAACATCCTAATGATTCTGTTACAAATgggaatgatgatgatgatgttcaGGTGGAAAATGACTCACAAGGGGAAACGACACTGAAGAGGTCCAAGAAAACAGTTACTAAGGAAGGAAAACGAGTTAGGAAGAGTAAAAAGACCGCCGAAGCATCTGATCAGGTAGCCAACAAGAAGCCTAAAAAGTTTTCTCATTCCACTCGTCAAAATAGGAGAACAG TGGACAAAACTTTGCTTGAGGCTCCTGAGGATGAGATTGACTATTCAAAGGTGCCTATTAAGGATCTAATTTTATTAGCTGAGCACAAAGAGCGGTTGGCG AAAAAAGATCCAGCAGCGTCACAGATACCTACTACAGATCAGAG TGTTGGTGCTTCTTtgtctaattatgatgatgatgagacCTATGCTGTAGATGAAGATGGGGAAGCTAATGATCATAATAAAAGCCCTAGGGGTGAAGATACTTCTGCCTACTTCAATTATCAGACTTACATGGACAAAACCCCCCGCACAAGGTGGTCAAAACAGGACACAGAACTTTTCTATGAG GCTGTGCAGCAATTTGGGACAGACTTATCCCTGATACAACAACTTTTTCCTGGCCGGACACGTAGACAGCTAAAGCTAAAATACAAGAAAGAAGAGCGGAAAAATCCATTTATGCTTCATGATGCTCTAACAAATCGTTCCAAAG ATCATTCCCACTTTGAACGGGTAATTGAGCAATTAAAGCAAATTGAAGCTGAGGAATTGCAGTATGCTGATAAAGATGAGTCAATTGGCTTGACAGGAGAGGAGGAAATGGAGGGGACTCAGGAGGTCAAT GAAGGAGAGGCAATGTCTGAAAAACAACATACGCAGGAGGAAGAAGCAATGCCTGAACATGTTGATGAAAAAGAAGTTGAAGCAGTGGGGCAAGATGTTCCAGGAATTGAGAGTCCAGTGAAGGAGGACTATGATAGTGAAGACGATTTCTTGAAATGGAGTCAGTATACGAGTGAAGTGTGA